A window from Anser cygnoides isolate HZ-2024a breed goose chromosome 1, Taihu_goose_T2T_genome, whole genome shotgun sequence encodes these proteins:
- the LOC106045102 gene encoding histone H2B 7, with amino-acid sequence MAARSGGAAALHRAAIRAAAAGGCGTALLRGEERGVVCGESVIAMPEPAKSAPAPKKGSKKAVTKTQKKGDKKRKRARKESYSIYVYKVLKQVHPDTGISSKAMGIMNSFVNDIFERIAGEASRLAHYNKRSTITSREIQTAVRLLLPGELAKHAVSEGTKAVTKYTSSK; translated from the coding sequence ATGGCGGCGCGCAGCGGTGGAGCCGCTGCTCTGCATCGCGCCGCTATAAgagcggctgcggcgggcgGGTGCGGCACTGCGCTGCTGcgaggggaagagagaggtgtAGTTTGTGGAGAGAGCGTGATCGCCATGCCTGAGCCGGCCAAGTCTGCGCCCGCGCCCAAGAAGGGCTCGAAGAAAGCCGTCACCAAGACGCAGAAGAAGGGCgacaagaagagaaagagagccCGCAAGGAGAGCTACTCCATCTACGTGTACAAGGTGCTGAAGCAGGTGCACCCCGACACGGGCATCTCGTCCAAGGCCATGGGCATCATGAACTCCTTTGTCAACGACATCTTCGAGCGCATCGCCGGCGAGGCGTCGCGCCTGGCGCACTACAACAAGCGCTCGACCATCACCTCGCGGGAGATCCAGACGGCCGTGCGGCTCCTGCTGCCCGGCGAGCTGGCCAAGCACGCCGTCTCCGAGGGCACCAAGGCGGTCACCAAGTACACCAGCTCCAAGTAG
- the LOC125182478 gene encoding histone H2A-IV — MSGRGKQGGKARAKAKSRSSRAGLQFPVGRVHRLLRKGNYAERVGAGAPVYLAAVLEYLTAEILELAGNAARDNKKTRIIPRHLQLAIRNDEELNKLLGKVTIAQGGVLPNIQAVLLPKKTDSHKAKAK, encoded by the coding sequence ATGTCTGGGCGCGGGAAGCAGGGCGGGAAGGCGCGGGCCAAGGCCAAGTCGCGCTCGTCGCGGGCCGGGCTGCAGTTCCCCGTGGGCCGCGTGCACCGGCTGCTGCGCAAGGGCAACTACGCGGAGCGGGTGGGCGCCGGCGCCCCGGTGTACCTGGCGGCCGTGCTGGAGTACCTGACGGCCGAGATCCTGGAGCTGGCGGGCAACGCGGCCCGCGACAACAAGAAGACGCGCATCATCCCCCGCCACCTGCAGCTGGCCATCCGCAACGACGAGGAGCTCAACAAGCTGCTGGGCAAGGTCACCATCGCGCAGGGTGGGGTGCTGCCCAACATCcaggccgtgctgctgcccaaGAAGACCGACAGCCACAAGGCCAAGGCCAAGTGA